In one Alphaproteobacteria bacterium genomic region, the following are encoded:
- a CDS encoding L,D-transpeptidase family protein, whose amino-acid sequence MKLRRIVIPLSTLLVAGAAAPIIAHTRAEIAHAEKVSAERDLVASVSDTDAGAAPEQTRPLIPPPADSLLGEPLDGKLAAEIEDTLTSGFLRQELGGDVAPGAIDAARAVYARQLFEPVWNRDGAEALADFGAQLFDYGVAPEETLERDIDALIADRFEGDKAARARADILMTSAFLRMLGAISGGLMDEGEVIRVDESSPAIAALPAAIKSAGKGDLESQIQQFEPDHPQYRGLRRVLQDYREILHDGGWRAIPSGGLIRPGDSDPRVPLLRDRLTREGYDVAKPSPELSQPAPEALYDDRLVAAVERFQKRHGLEVDGVIGPRTLDAMNESVSSKIDRIADAMYRWRKQGDMGARYIWANIPSFTAEGWSDGVKEISSKTVVGRRGRETPVFSDEVEYIVANPKWYVPVSIARRDKRPKLSEDPSYALRKGYRVYERASGVEVSAAQVDWSDPESVKRYRLVQQPGEDNALGALKIIFPNQYSVYLHDTPSRSLFDEASRAFSSGCVRLERPVEMARWVAGKSGEDLADRIDDALKDVEQDKHIPLRKSVQIHITYMTVTVDDTGAPYFWRDIYGRHDGIIYAEQYAPMRDVAESETETTNSDMTARR is encoded by the coding sequence ATGAAACTGCGCCGAATTGTGATTCCACTGTCGACATTGCTGGTCGCCGGGGCGGCCGCGCCGATCATCGCGCATACGCGGGCGGAAATAGCCCATGCTGAGAAGGTCTCGGCAGAGCGGGATCTTGTCGCCTCGGTCTCCGATACGGATGCCGGGGCCGCTCCGGAACAGACGCGTCCGCTCATTCCACCGCCTGCTGACTCCTTGCTGGGCGAACCGCTCGACGGAAAACTGGCGGCTGAAATCGAAGATACGCTGACAAGCGGTTTTCTGCGCCAAGAACTCGGCGGAGACGTGGCGCCGGGCGCCATTGATGCCGCAAGGGCCGTTTACGCCCGCCAGCTCTTCGAGCCTGTCTGGAATCGCGACGGAGCAGAAGCGCTCGCCGATTTCGGGGCGCAGCTTTTCGATTACGGCGTTGCCCCGGAGGAGACCCTGGAGCGGGATATCGACGCGCTGATCGCCGACCGTTTCGAGGGAGACAAGGCGGCACGGGCAAGGGCCGACATTTTGATGACCTCAGCATTTCTGCGCATGCTTGGTGCGATTAGCGGCGGCCTGATGGATGAAGGGGAAGTCATCCGGGTCGATGAATCCAGCCCTGCGATCGCGGCGCTTCCCGCCGCAATCAAGAGTGCCGGGAAAGGCGACCTTGAAAGCCAGATTCAGCAGTTCGAGCCCGATCATCCGCAATATCGGGGGCTGCGACGGGTGCTGCAGGACTATCGGGAAATTCTGCATGACGGCGGCTGGCGGGCGATCCCGTCGGGCGGGCTGATCCGCCCCGGGGACAGCGACCCGCGCGTACCGCTGCTTCGGGATCGACTGACGCGAGAAGGCTATGACGTCGCTAAGCCTTCGCCGGAACTGAGCCAGCCGGCGCCGGAGGCACTGTACGACGACAGGCTGGTTGCGGCGGTTGAGCGGTTCCAGAAGCGTCACGGTCTGGAGGTGGACGGTGTGATTGGCCCCCGGACGCTGGATGCGATGAATGAGAGTGTGTCATCGAAAATCGACCGTATTGCCGATGCGATGTATCGCTGGCGCAAGCAGGGCGACATGGGCGCCCGGTACATCTGGGCCAATATTCCGTCCTTCACGGCCGAAGGCTGGAGCGACGGTGTGAAGGAGATTTCCTCCAAGACGGTTGTCGGGCGCCGCGGGCGCGAGACCCCGGTCTTCTCGGATGAGGTCGAATACATCGTGGCCAACCCGAAATGGTATGTGCCGGTCAGCATCGCCCGCCGCGACAAGCGGCCGAAACTGAGCGAGGATCCGTCCTACGCGCTGCGCAAGGGATACCGGGTCTATGAACGTGCCTCTGGGGTTGAGGTGTCTGCCGCCCAGGTCGACTGGAGCGATCCGGAGTCTGTCAAACGGTACCGTTTGGTGCAGCAACCAGGTGAAGACAACGCGCTGGGCGCATTGAAGATCATCTTTCCGAACCAGTATTCCGTCTATCTTCACGATACCCCCAGCCGTTCCCTGTTCGACGAGGCGAGTCGCGCGTTCAGTTCCGGATGCGTGCGTCTGGAGCGACCGGTTGAGATGGCCCGCTGGGTCGCCGGAAAGAGCGGTGAGGATCTGGCGGATCGTATTGATGACGCGCTGAAGGACGTCGAACAGGACAAACATATCCCGTTGCGGAAATCTGTTCAGATCCACATCACCTACATGACGGTCACTGTGGACGATACCGGGGCGCCTTATTTCTGGCGGGATATTTACGGCCGCCACGACGGTATCATATATGCTGAGCAGTATGCTCCGATGCGCGATGTCGCCGAATCGGAAACCGAGACAACGAATTCGGACATGACCGCCCGCCGATGA
- a CDS encoding aspartate/glutamate racemase family protein translates to MRYDDLTFDYELETIDPLGRIGVITLATDFNIESDLRRIVPQGVEILTNRVLNANPVTLESLRAMGPDIARAAAGILPNVGVDAMIYACTSGTAAIGEKIVADAIRSVWPDVPVTNPLRAACEAFKALEARRLSILTPYIREVNATLVTEIEARGYEVLNVGGFNIDSDFDATRIPPSAIAAAAHRILDPSADALFISCTALRAAEVVAELEAALNLPVVCSNQALAWHSLRLTGCSVRPSGFGRLFDV, encoded by the coding sequence ATGCGATACGACGACCTGACATTCGACTATGAGCTGGAGACGATCGATCCCCTCGGCCGGATCGGTGTCATCACCCTGGCGACAGATTTCAACATCGAAAGCGATCTGCGCCGGATTGTGCCCCAAGGTGTCGAGATTCTGACCAACCGGGTTCTGAACGCCAATCCGGTGACTCTCGAGAGCCTGCGTGCGATGGGCCCCGATATTGCCCGGGCGGCCGCCGGTATTCTGCCGAATGTCGGCGTCGATGCGATGATCTACGCCTGCACGTCGGGTACGGCGGCAATCGGCGAAAAGATTGTCGCGGATGCGATCCGGTCGGTCTGGCCCGACGTCCCGGTGACCAATCCGCTGCGCGCCGCCTGTGAGGCATTCAAGGCATTGGAGGCGAGGCGGCTGTCGATCCTGACGCCCTATATCCGCGAAGTGAACGCGACCCTGGTCACAGAAATCGAGGCACGGGGGTATGAGGTCCTGAATGTCGGAGGCTTCAACATCGACAGTGACTTTGACGCGACGCGGATTCCGCCATCCGCAATTGCCGCGGCTGCCCATCGGATTCTCGATCCGTCAGCGGACGCCCTGTTCATCTCCTGCACGGCACTGCGAGCGGCCGAGGTGGTTGCAGAACTGGAGGCCGCGTTGAACCTCCCTGTGGTGTGCAGCAATCAGGCGCTGGCCTGGCACAGTCTGAGGCTGACTGGCTGTTCTGTACGGCCGAGTGGTTTCGGCCGGCTGTTCGACGTGTAG
- a CDS encoding alpha/beta hydrolase produces MNSDLLNLEILTARPPEGVPVRPTPLVFLHGAFAGAWCWSERFLPYFATLGYRCYAPSFRGHGDSDGQAQLDRYGIADYVSDLASVVRDLDVSPMLIGHSMGGFVAMKYAETREVAGLALLASVPPGGLIGPSMSLATWNPMLMFEIGMAQAGAPGAVSMSGLRQALFSDRVPPERVERYMPQMGGESSRAVAEMHGTIRVDPNRLRGRIPLCVMGAQEDGLIPPAFIRSTARQLGVEATILDRAGHGMMLDETWQATADALARWMRANDI; encoded by the coding sequence TTGAACTCCGATTTGCTCAATCTGGAGATCCTGACCGCTCGACCACCGGAAGGCGTGCCGGTCCGACCGACGCCCCTGGTCTTTCTGCATGGTGCCTTTGCCGGAGCCTGGTGCTGGTCGGAACGGTTCCTGCCCTATTTCGCAACGCTGGGCTATCGATGCTACGCGCCCTCCTTTCGCGGTCATGGCGACAGCGACGGACAGGCGCAACTCGACCGGTACGGCATCGCGGATTACGTCTCGGACCTGGCATCGGTCGTGCGCGACCTTGACGTTTCCCCGATGCTGATCGGGCATTCCATGGGCGGTTTCGTTGCGATGAAGTATGCCGAAACCCGGGAGGTGGCAGGGCTGGCCCTTCTTGCCTCGGTCCCGCCCGGCGGCCTGATCGGCCCGTCCATGAGCCTCGCGACCTGGAACCCGATGCTGATGTTCGAAATCGGCATGGCCCAGGCCGGAGCTCCGGGTGCGGTCAGCATGTCCGGTCTGCGTCAGGCGCTGTTCTCGGATCGTGTGCCGCCGGAAAGGGTCGAACGATACATGCCCCAGATGGGCGGTGAGTCGTCCCGTGCCGTCGCGGAAATGCACGGCACCATCCGTGTCGATCCGAATCGCCTGCGCGGACGTATTCCCCTGTGCGTCATGGGCGCGCAGGAAGACGGTCTGATCCCGCCGGCCTTCATTCGGTCCACGGCCCGGCAATTGGGCGTCGAGGCGACCATTCTGGACCGGGCCGGGCATGGCATGATGCTGGACGAAACCTGGCAAGCGACGGCCGATGCCCTTGCCCGGTGGATGCGCGCGAACGATATCTGA
- a CDS encoding Re/Si-specific NAD(P)(+) transhydrogenase subunit alpha translates to MKIAVLKERRAGEKRVAASPDSVAKFIQLNCTVTVESGAGESASISDDAFKEAGAQIAKSPAETIKGADLVLKIARPTDDEIKLFAKGQALACHAYALTESDMVKKLAAQGVTLFAMELVPRITRAQSMDILSSQANMSGYKAVLDALQYYGRALPMMSTAAGRVNPANVFVMGVGVAGLQAIATAKRLGAIVWATDVRPDTKEQVESLGGKFLAVENEEFQQAQTEGGYAKEMSDDYKRQQAALIAEKIKTMDIVITTALIPGRPAPVLVTEDHVKSMKPGAVIVDLAVETGGNCPLSEYGKVVTKHGVTLVGHDNVPSRLAETTSQLFARNLLNFLTPMIDKESGALTIDTEDTVVAGTLVCRDGEIVHDRVKDAVGASPAKKAASKSGAAKKKSGSKKSAKKAAAKKAPAAKSAEAPAASPEETKTADGGTEKKEG, encoded by the coding sequence ATGAAGATCGCGGTTCTGAAGGAACGGCGCGCCGGGGAAAAGCGCGTCGCCGCCTCGCCTGATAGCGTGGCCAAGTTCATCCAGTTGAACTGTACGGTCACGGTGGAAAGCGGCGCCGGAGAGTCCGCCTCCATTTCGGACGACGCATTCAAGGAAGCGGGCGCCCAGATTGCCAAATCTCCGGCCGAAACGATCAAGGGGGCCGATCTGGTCCTCAAGATCGCGCGCCCGACCGATGACGAAATCAAACTGTTTGCCAAGGGACAGGCGCTCGCCTGCCACGCATACGCCCTGACAGAGAGCGACATGGTGAAGAAGCTCGCAGCCCAGGGGGTGACGCTGTTTGCCATGGAACTGGTGCCGCGCATCACGCGGGCGCAATCGATGGACATCCTGTCCAGTCAGGCGAACATGTCGGGCTACAAGGCGGTGCTGGATGCCCTGCAGTACTACGGGCGCGCATTGCCGATGATGTCGACCGCCGCCGGGCGCGTGAACCCGGCCAACGTCTTCGTCATGGGGGTCGGCGTCGCCGGGCTTCAGGCCATCGCAACAGCAAAGCGCCTGGGCGCCATCGTCTGGGCAACCGACGTCCGCCCGGACACCAAGGAGCAGGTGGAAAGCCTGGGGGGCAAGTTCCTCGCCGTCGAGAACGAGGAATTCCAGCAGGCCCAGACCGAAGGCGGCTACGCCAAGGAAATGTCGGACGATTACAAGCGCCAGCAGGCCGCACTGATCGCCGAGAAGATCAAGACGATGGACATCGTCATCACCACGGCCCTGATCCCGGGCCGCCCGGCACCGGTGCTGGTGACCGAGGACCATGTGAAGTCGATGAAGCCCGGCGCGGTGATCGTCGACCTGGCCGTTGAAACCGGCGGGAACTGCCCGCTGAGCGAATACGGCAAGGTGGTGACCAAACACGGCGTCACGCTGGTCGGCCACGACAACGTGCCCAGCCGTCTGGCGGAAACGACGAGCCAGCTTTTTGCCCGCAACCTGCTGAACTTCCTGACACCGATGATCGACAAGGAAAGCGGCGCGCTGACGATCGATACCGAAGATACGGTCGTCGCCGGCACGCTGGTCTGTCGCGACGGAGAGATCGTCCATGATCGCGTGAAGGACGCGGTCGGCGCGTCACCGGCCAAGAAGGCGGCATCGAAATCCGGCGCGGCAAAGAAAAAGTCCGGCTCCAAGAAGTCCGCCAAGAAAGCGGCCGCCAAAAAGGCCCCCGCCGCCAAGTCGGCGGAGGCGCCCGCAGCGAGTCCGGAAGAAACGAAGACCGCCGATGGCGGCACCGAAAAGAAGGAGGGCTGA
- a CDS encoding NAD(P) transhydrogenase subunit alpha, which translates to MDQQTLSDTAATLKEQAQALADQAAALSDKVAAMDPTGAVAAAEAATGTPFLHLFTAFVLACVVGYYVVWSVTPALHSPLMGVTNAISSVIIVGALIAAGPTDLNLSKVFGFIAVVLASVNIFGGFVVTNRMLSMFKKKQR; encoded by the coding sequence ATGGATCAACAGACCCTTAGCGATACCGCGGCCACCCTCAAGGAACAGGCGCAGGCGCTTGCCGATCAGGCCGCCGCCCTTTCCGACAAGGTTGCCGCCATGGACCCGACCGGCGCCGTCGCCGCGGCCGAAGCGGCCACCGGCACGCCGTTCCTGCACCTCTTCACGGCCTTCGTCCTAGCCTGCGTCGTCGGCTACTACGTCGTCTGGTCGGTCACGCCGGCGCTGCATTCGCCGCTGATGGGCGTTACCAACGCCATCTCGTCGGTCATTATCGTCGGCGCGCTGATTGCAGCGGGCCCGACGGACCTGAACCTGTCCAAGGTTTTCGGCTTCATTGCCGTGGTCCTGGCCAGCGTCAACATCTTCGGCGGCTTCGTGGTGACGAACCGGATGCTGTCGATGTTCAAGAAGAAACAGCGCTAA
- a CDS encoding glutathione S-transferase family protein, protein MKLYGVYLSPYTRRVAIALNILDMPFEHDGLRIFETPEPVRAHNPLVRVPTLVMDDGSSLVESWAILDELDRLAGPERALAPAAGTKRREVLQIAAYGVGVMEKAQWAFYERRFHPEEKVHEPWEAHNDAQVVAGLKHLDGIAAAAGADWLAGTDSVSHADIAAAVAHSFVRAVRPKLDADTIAPALSAFTARCEALPAFKACPLP, encoded by the coding sequence ATGAAGCTCTATGGCGTCTACCTGTCCCCTTACACCCGGCGCGTGGCGATCGCCCTGAACATTCTGGACATGCCGTTCGAGCATGACGGTCTGCGCATCTTCGAAACGCCGGAGCCGGTGCGGGCGCACAATCCGCTGGTCCGGGTGCCGACGCTGGTGATGGATGACGGCAGTTCCCTGGTCGAAAGCTGGGCCATCCTGGATGAGCTGGACCGGCTTGCCGGTCCGGAAAGGGCTCTGGCCCCGGCGGCGGGCACGAAGCGCCGTGAAGTACTGCAGATCGCGGCTTATGGCGTCGGTGTAATGGAGAAGGCGCAATGGGCGTTCTATGAGCGCCGCTTTCATCCGGAGGAAAAGGTCCATGAGCCCTGGGAAGCCCATAATGACGCTCAGGTCGTCGCCGGTTTGAAGCATCTGGACGGCATCGCGGCGGCGGCGGGCGCGGACTGGCTGGCCGGCACGGACAGCGTCAGTCATGCCGATATCGCGGCCGCCGTCGCGCATAGCTTCGTTCGGGCTGTTCGGCCGAAGCTCGATGCGGACACGATCGCGCCCGCCTTGTCGGCCTTCACCGCGCGTTGCGAGGCCCTGCCTGCCTTCAAGGCCTGCCCGCTGCCCTGA
- a CDS encoding AarF/ABC1/UbiB kinase family protein, producing the protein MSDDTSERYNDDASFTGQVRRVAQVGGAMAGLGARLAGARYLGVKLDKDQHAGQLKAAIGGLKGPLMKVAQILATIPDALPKEYAEELRQLQSNAPSMGWPFVRRRMSSELGPGWTKKFGTFEKEAAHAASLGQVHRARLEDGTQLACKLQYPDMASAIDADLRQLKLIFSIYERYDKAISTRRIYEELSERLREELDYTREANAMRLYTDMLAEEDRVHIPEPVQDLSTKRLLTMTWLDGRPLMDFREAPLETRNELALSMFRAWYVPFYYYGVIHGDPHLGNYTVRADERSINLLDFGCIRVFPPSFVQGVIDLYRALRDDDMDLAVYAYESWGFENVTKELLDVLNIWARFLYRPLMEDKVQRIQESDSGQFGAKIAGQVQKELVRLGGVQPPREFVLVDRAAIGLGSVFMHLKAEVNWHRQFHELIDDFDANRLEARQKAALAGSGLAR; encoded by the coding sequence ATGTCCGACGACACATCTGAAAGATACAATGACGACGCCAGTTTCACCGGGCAGGTCCGCCGGGTCGCCCAGGTCGGCGGCGCCATGGCCGGGCTGGGTGCGCGTCTGGCCGGTGCCCGCTATCTGGGTGTCAAACTGGACAAGGACCAGCACGCCGGTCAGCTCAAGGCGGCAATTGGCGGCCTGAAGGGACCGCTGATGAAGGTTGCTCAGATTCTGGCGACAATCCCGGACGCCCTGCCCAAGGAATATGCCGAAGAACTGCGCCAGTTGCAGTCGAACGCTCCGTCCATGGGGTGGCCTTTCGTCCGGCGCCGCATGAGTTCCGAACTGGGACCGGGCTGGACCAAGAAGTTCGGCACCTTCGAAAAGGAAGCTGCCCACGCCGCGTCATTGGGTCAGGTCCACCGCGCACGGCTGGAAGACGGGACGCAGCTGGCCTGCAAGCTTCAATACCCCGACATGGCCTCGGCCATCGACGCGGATCTGAGGCAGTTGAAACTGATCTTTTCGATCTACGAACGTTACGACAAGGCGATCTCCACCCGCCGGATCTATGAGGAGCTGTCGGAGCGGCTGCGTGAAGAACTGGACTATACCCGCGAAGCCAACGCGATGCGCCTCTATACGGACATGCTGGCCGAGGAAGATCGGGTGCATATCCCGGAACCGGTCCAAGACCTGTCGACCAAGCGGCTTCTGACGATGACCTGGCTCGACGGGCGGCCGCTGATGGATTTCCGTGAGGCACCACTGGAGACACGGAACGAACTGGCGCTTTCGATGTTTCGGGCGTGGTATGTCCCCTTCTATTATTACGGTGTCATTCATGGGGACCCGCATCTCGGCAATTACACGGTGCGCGCCGATGAAAGGTCGATCAATCTTCTGGATTTCGGCTGCATCCGTGTTTTCCCGCCCAGCTTCGTTCAGGGGGTCATCGATCTGTATCGGGCTCTGCGCGACGACGATATGGACTTAGCCGTGTACGCGTACGAAAGCTGGGGGTTCGAGAATGTCACGAAGGAACTCCTGGATGTTCTGAACATCTGGGCCCGATTCCTGTATCGCCCGCTGATGGAGGACAAGGTCCAGCGCATCCAGGAATCCGACAGCGGCCAGTTCGGCGCCAAGATTGCCGGGCAGGTGCAAAAGGAACTGGTTCGGCTCGGCGGCGTCCAGCCACCGCGGGAATTCGTTCTGGTCGACCGGGCGGCGATCGGGCTCGGCTCGGTCTTCATGCATCTCAAGGCCGAAGTAAACTGGCACCGGCAATTCCATGAACTGATCGACGACTTCGATGCCAACCGTCTGGAAGCGCGGCAGAAAGCGGCACTCGCCGGGTCCGGATTGGCCCGGTGA
- a CDS encoding NAD(P)(+) transhydrogenase (Re/Si-specific) subunit beta: protein MEWAGYAYLVAAVCFILALRGLSHPETARNGNRFGMVGMAIAVVTTLAMPSVLSYEWIILGILIGGTIGTVIARKIEMTALPQLVAAFHSLVGLAAVFVAGAAFYAPEAYNIGTAGDIAVASLIEMSLGTAIGAVTFTGSIIAFGKLQGVISSKPLIFAGQHPLNAGLGILLVALVAGFCVTQEAWLFWAIVLLSFVIGILLIVPIGGADMPVVVSMLNSYSGWAAAGIGFTLGNTALIVTGALVGASGAILSYIMCKGMNRSIINVILGGFGGETTAAAAGGDDDRPVKSGGPEDAGFMMKNADSVIIVPGYGMAVAQAQHALREMADLLKAEGVEVKYAIHPVAGRMPGHMNVLLAEADVPYDEVFELEEINNDFASTDVAFVIGANDVTNPAAKTDKTSPIYGMPILNVEDAGQVLFLKRSMASGYAGVQNELFFRDNTTMLFGDAKQMVEKIVKSLKD, encoded by the coding sequence ATGGAATGGGCCGGTTACGCATATCTCGTTGCCGCAGTGTGTTTCATCTTGGCACTGCGGGGGCTGAGTCACCCTGAAACCGCACGAAACGGCAATCGCTTCGGCATGGTGGGGATGGCCATCGCGGTCGTCACCACACTGGCGATGCCGTCGGTGTTGTCCTACGAATGGATCATTCTGGGGATTCTGATCGGTGGCACGATCGGGACGGTCATTGCCCGGAAGATCGAAATGACGGCGTTGCCTCAACTGGTCGCCGCCTTCCACAGCCTGGTCGGCCTGGCCGCCGTCTTCGTGGCGGGTGCCGCCTTCTATGCGCCGGAAGCCTACAATATCGGTACCGCGGGCGACATCGCCGTGGCCTCGCTGATCGAGATGTCCCTGGGCACGGCCATCGGGGCCGTCACCTTCACCGGGTCGATCATCGCCTTCGGCAAACTGCAGGGCGTGATCAGTTCGAAACCGCTGATCTTTGCCGGTCAGCATCCGCTGAATGCGGGGCTGGGCATCCTGCTGGTCGCTCTGGTCGCCGGATTCTGCGTAACGCAGGAAGCCTGGCTGTTCTGGGCCATCGTACTGCTGAGCTTCGTCATCGGCATCCTTCTGATCGTGCCGATCGGCGGCGCCGACATGCCGGTCGTCGTCTCCATGCTGAACAGCTATTCCGGCTGGGCGGCGGCGGGCATCGGCTTCACGCTGGGGAATACGGCCCTGATCGTGACCGGGGCCCTGGTCGGCGCGTCGGGCGCGATCCTGAGCTACATCATGTGCAAGGGGATGAACCGGTCGATCATCAACGTGATCCTGGGTGGCTTCGGCGGCGAAACCACGGCCGCCGCTGCCGGCGGTGACGACGACCGTCCGGTCAAGTCCGGCGGCCCGGAAGATGCCGGCTTCATGATGAAAAATGCCGACAGTGTCATCATCGTCCCGGGCTATGGCATGGCCGTCGCCCAGGCGCAGCATGCGCTTCGGGAAATGGCCGACCTGCTGAAGGCGGAAGGCGTCGAGGTAAAGTATGCCATTCACCCGGTCGCGGGCCGCATGCCCGGCCATATGAACGTGCTGCTGGCCGAGGCCGACGTGCCCTATGACGAAGTGTTCGAACTGGAGGAGATCAACAACGATTTCGCTTCCACCGACGTAGCCTTCGTCATCGGCGCAAACGACGTGACCAACCCGGCGGCGAAGACGGACAAGACCTCGCCGATCTACGGCATGCCCATCCTCAACGTGGAGGATGCCGGACAGGTCCTGTTCCTGAAGCGGTCCATGGCATCGGGCTATGCCGGTGTCCAGAACGAGCTGTTCTTCAGGGACAACACGACCATGCTGTTCGGCGATGCCAAGCAGATGGTCGAGAAAATCGTCAAGAGCCTCAAGGACTAG
- a CDS encoding glutathione S-transferase family protein — MITLYDYLPSQNAYKVRLLLNQLRQPYRTEIISIFEGEGQKEAFLRANPMGAVPAIQLEDGSFIAESNAILTFLADGSRFLPDDPAMRGWVMQWLFFEADYVQNGIASLRYWTLTGKLASLGAELVDQRRGTALRTLGVLERELAGRSFLAGADYTIADIAVFAYVHRTDEAGLPLAEYGNVVAWIRRVMDQPGYVAKVYPYSIDPHSRGEL; from the coding sequence ATGATCACGCTTTATGACTATCTGCCGTCTCAGAACGCCTACAAGGTGCGTTTGCTCCTGAACCAGCTACGGCAGCCCTATCGAACAGAGATCATCAGCATTTTCGAAGGTGAGGGGCAGAAGGAAGCCTTTCTGCGGGCCAATCCGATGGGCGCCGTGCCCGCCATTCAACTGGAAGACGGCAGCTTCATTGCGGAATCAAATGCCATTCTTACATTCCTGGCCGATGGCAGCCGGTTCCTGCCCGACGACCCCGCGATGCGCGGGTGGGTCATGCAGTGGCTGTTCTTTGAGGCCGACTATGTGCAGAACGGCATCGCGTCGCTGCGCTACTGGACTTTGACCGGCAAACTGGCGAGTCTGGGAGCGGAACTGGTCGATCAACGGCGCGGCACGGCCCTGCGGACGCTGGGCGTGCTCGAACGGGAACTGGCGGGGCGGTCGTTTCTGGCGGGGGCGGACTACACGATCGCGGATATCGCCGTCTTCGCCTACGTCCACCGGACGGACGAGGCCGGACTGCCACTCGCCGAGTATGGAAATGTCGTCGCCTGGATTCGTCGAGTGATGGACCAACCCGGTTACGTTGCCAAGGTGTACCCCTACAGTATCGATCCGCATTCCCGGGGCGAGCTCTGA
- a CDS encoding D-Ala-D-Ala carboxypeptidase family metallohydrolase, whose product MSKNLIGLLAAGLTLALAFVVPVASVAAAEPAISLNGKAIPYSIWHRLVMPGETLRLKLPEGYSAEVNGEAVWWSSWTAPDTAGNRTMKIFDAEDREVAQITLFILKPTKEIDDRGYLEGYRIGHYPRNTPKGLIRLDREDMHLPISPTLTIGQFICKQQMSHYPKFLLVSEPNILRLEALLTELRKEGITDAEQFFVMSGYRTPFYNTAIGSARLSRHMFGDASDIYIDVAPRDGVMDDLNGDNRIDKRDADFLYDFAAELFSRRTDLPRGGLGAYRANAFHGPFLHIDGRGKRARWGR is encoded by the coding sequence ATGAGCAAAAATTTGATTGGCCTGTTGGCCGCAGGATTGACGCTTGCGCTCGCCTTCGTAGTCCCCGTCGCATCGGTAGCGGCCGCCGAACCCGCGATTTCCCTGAATGGGAAGGCAATCCCCTATTCCATCTGGCACCGACTTGTGATGCCGGGGGAAACGCTACGCCTGAAGCTGCCGGAAGGATATTCCGCCGAGGTGAACGGCGAGGCCGTATGGTGGTCCAGTTGGACCGCCCCCGACACGGCGGGCAATCGAACGATGAAGATCTTCGATGCCGAGGACCGGGAGGTCGCGCAGATTACCCTCTTCATCCTGAAACCGACGAAGGAGATCGATGATCGGGGCTATCTGGAGGGGTACCGGATCGGGCACTACCCCCGGAACACGCCGAAGGGGCTGATCCGGCTGGATCGGGAAGACATGCATCTGCCCATCTCGCCAACGCTGACCATCGGGCAGTTCATCTGCAAACAGCAGATGTCCCATTATCCAAAATTCCTGCTGGTTTCCGAACCGAACATCCTGCGCCTGGAAGCGCTGCTGACGGAACTGCGCAAGGAGGGCATCACGGATGCGGAGCAGTTCTTCGTCATGAGCGGATACCGGACGCCGTTCTACAACACCGCGATTGGCTCAGCGCGGCTGTCCCGCCACATGTTCGGCGATGCCAGCGACATCTATATCGACGTCGCGCCGCGCGACGGGGTGATGGACGACCTGAACGGGGACAATCGGATCGACAAGCGGGACGCCGATTTCCTTTACGATTTCGCAGCCGAACTCTTCTCGCGCCGTACGGATCTACCCCGCGGCGGATTGGGCGCCTATCGTGCGAATGCCTTCCATGGTCCGTTCCTGCACATTGACGGGCGCGGCAAGCGTGCGCGCTGGGGCCGGTAG